CATGGTTCCAATGCCAAATCCCCATGTTAGACCAAAGATAGGAGTCAGAATGGCCACACATTGGATAATGACTACAAGAGTGTGTTTCTCATTTGCACCAATCCCTCTCATCCGCCTCACAACTACAATCAAAACCAGGAGATTAAAGGCAACAATAGTCAGAGCTGGAATCACAAATGCCAGCAGGGCCTTAGATTCAAACCAGTTCAGCCAACATGCATTTTCTTTTGACACATAGTGTTGAGGTCCCGCTGTAGATGCGACAGTAATAACCGCTATGAGCAAAGGTGCACAATAACCAACAGTGAACGCAATAACCATCATATTAGCTCTGGACAATTGAGACAAAACTATGACAGTGCGGTAAAGCAGCAAAAGTGCTGAAATGAACATCCAGAAGAAAAcagccaggtaaaaaaaatgcatgaagaAAACCACTGGACTGCAACGATCCACTGATGTTGGCTGCTCTTGTTCTGCAATTGCAGCGCCGATGATAAAACAGATGTTTGCAATCAGTAGTGAAACAGCGATATTGACTACAGAGACATGACGCATGTACGACGTGTCATTTCTTGTTGCTGACTTCCACACAATTATCTCAATGATGAGGCACAGAATCAAGCTGGCTAATGAAATAGCTACACCAATATATGTTATATAGGCTAAGGCTGGGTTATTAATTGCAAACGGTGACATCAGGATTGAAAAAGAGGTTGTGTGGTTGCATTCACATGTAACCATGTCGTTCCCCGAGGGCTTGACTTTACATCCAGTGGAATCCCATCGGTTGAGATCAAAGTTCCAAAAGACACACTGAGGATTTTTCAATGATGTATTTGTAGTATTGAAAGTAAATAAAATGTTGTTAATTGCTTTATTAACCCTAACAACAACCACGTCTCCATTAATGtggttttctgatgtcttgTTGTCATTATTAGAAGTATTTCGAGATGGTAAAACATTGTCAAGCTTTGTGAAGATAATAATGGTTATGAGGGTCGGTTTAGGAACATTTGGTATCATAATCTTAGTAGTTGAGTTTTCCAGTGAAGATGTTTCAGTGAATGAGTTTGTAATTGTTTTTCTATGTAATTGAATGGAGGTTTCCATAATTATATATTCGTCATCAGAGAGCCGATCACTTATATTCTCAATAGCTTGAAGAAGTTCAGTGCCcttgttttctgttttgttgtAATTGTTCAATTCTGTCCATGTGTTTTTAGATGCATCTGATACAATGATGTTCACTGTTATAAGAAAATCCTGGAAATAAAAATCATAAGTACAatcaacaaaacaaataaacaaacatgtcAATATGTGCAATATTTAACTAATCAGAATCAGAATCAGAATCactttattcg
The nucleotide sequence above comes from Paramisgurnus dabryanus chromosome 12, PD_genome_1.1, whole genome shotgun sequence. Encoded proteins:
- the LOC141279913 gene encoding adhesion G-protein coupled receptor F1-like, encoding MAPSGVKWDKDFLITVNIIVSDASKNTWTELNNYNKTENKGTELLQAIENISDRLSDDEYIIMETSIQLHRKTITNSFTETSSLENSTTKIMIPNVPKPTLITIIIFTKLDNVLPSRNTSNNDNKTSENHINGDVVVVRVNKAINNILFTFNTTNTSLKNPQCVFWNFDLNRWDSTGCKVKPSGNDMVTCECNHTTSFSILMSPFAINNPALAYITYIGVAISLASLILCLIIEIIVWKSATRNDTSYMRHVSVVNIAVSLLIANICFIIGAAIAEQEQPTSVDRCSPVVFFMHFFYLAVFFWMFISALLLLYRTVIVLSQLSRANMMVIAFTVGYCAPLLIAVITVASTAGPQHYVSKENACWLNWFESKALLAFVIPALTIVAFNLLVLIVVVRRMRGIGANEKHTLVVIIQCVAILTPIFGLTWGFGIGTMVSRNFSIHVMFAVFNSLQGFFVLVFGTLSDRKVRESLPTKVLLQNLSSNGTRSNNPESELSQRINVSSIYDARSVSSYSSSNSSTASHTFMNR